The DNA region TTCCTTTGTGATGATCTCTGTAGCGCCGCAGGCAATACCTGTGTTTACTGCGATGTAACCAGCGTTTCTGCCCATTACTTCAACGACACTGCAGCGGTCATGTGACTGAGCTGTATCTCTGATCTTGTCAACCATTTCGAGTGCTGTGTTCATTGCTGTATCGTAACCGATAGTATATTCTGTGCAGGCAATATCATTATCGATAGTACCAGGGAGACCGATGCAAAGGATTCCCTTTGCTGATAAGTCTGCAGCACCTCTGAACGAACCGTCGCCGCCGATAACTACAATACCTTCAAGACCGATTTCCTTGCACTTGGCAACTGCCTTGTCAACACCTTCAGCTGTTCTGAATTCAGGACATCTTGCTGTGTAAAGGCATGTGCCGCCCTTCTGAAGTATATCTGAAACTGAGCGTTCATTCATTTCAATGATGTCGCCGTTGATAAGACCATTGTATCCTCTTCTGATACCGTAAACCTTAATTCCTCTGCTGATAGCAGTTCTTGCAACTGCACGTACTGCAGCATTCATTCCAGGGGCATCTCCGCCGCTTGTTAAAACACCAATAGTTTTGATCATATCCAAATACTCCATTCTGCCGATCGGCTTATTATATATTACAGTTAAACCCAAAACAGCAATGACTTTAACCATATTATATTTATTTTTTTAATTTTAACAAACACATTATACGTGTTTATATATCTGTAAACTGCATTTTATATGCGCAGTTTCTGTAAACAGCAGGCCGGTTTATATGTTCCTTAAAAAAAACCCGCCTCTATATATTTTACTACATTTATGAAGTTTGTCAAGTCCTAAAATGCAAAACGCTTACAGAACGGTCATATAAGAGCTGTTTTATCCGGTGGAAAAATCCTGACAAGTTCCCTGTAATATTCGCGTGTAAGGTCAGCACTGAGTTCTCCGTGAGGCGCAATTATCTTTCTTAAGTCGGAAAGATAGAAACATATCTTAACATTTCCCGCTTCTGACGACGGCAGTTCTGAAATTGTATCCTTAAGTTCCTTCGACGTGGTACTTATGCATAGTTTTCTCCGCAGAGCTGCATTTCTGAATTCATCAGCAGTAAATACTGCGGAAACAATAATGCTTTTTCCCTTTTCCTTTTCCGAGATCTTTCCGGTTATACGGACCGTACTGTCCTTTTTTAGCTTGCCGCCGTAGTTTTTCCATACATCCGGGAAGACGACGCATTCTATCTTTCCTGTCATATCCTCAACGGTAACAAAACTCATTCTGTCGCCTTTTCTGGTCGTATGGCTTTTCTCGGATACTACTGTTCCGAAAACTGAAACTTCACTCTGATCGCTGTATTTTTTAAACGGATCTTCGGTAATTTCAGCTGTATCAGGAATACGCGAAAGCTTTACAAGATAATCGTATTCCTCAAGAGGATGTCCGGACATGAAAATCCCCGTGACCTCCTTCTCCATGGCCAGGAGTTCATTATAGGGATATTCCGGAGCGTCCGGCACAAAGACATCATTATCTGTTCCGGATCCTCCGAAAAGATCAAGCTGACCTTCAATAACAGAACTGTTTACCGCGATGATCGTATCAAGGTTTTCGAGCATCTGTCTGCGGTTGAGTCCAAGGTCGTCAAATGCACCGGCATAAATCAGGCTTTCCGTCATCTTGCGGCTGATACCGTATTTTTTAGTCCTGACTGCAAAATCACGAAGCGAACGGTAAAGACCGTTGTTTTCGCGTTCAGAAATAATATCACTGACCGCTGCCCTGCCGATATTCTTCACAGCCGAAAGACCGAAGCGAATACCTTCGGGAACTGCGGTAAAATCAACGCC from Ruminococcus sp. HUN007 includes:
- the pfkA gene encoding 6-phosphofructokinase, which translates into the protein MIKTIGVLTSGGDAPGMNAAVRAVARTAISRGIKVYGIRRGYNGLINGDIIEMNERSVSDILQKGGTCLYTARCPEFRTAEGVDKAVAKCKEIGLEGIVVIGGDGSFRGAADLSAKGILCIGLPGTIDNDIACTEYTIGYDTAMNTALEMVDKIRDTAQSHDRCSVVEVMGRNAGYIAVNTGIACGATEIITKEMPYDLDEVAKKMLETRKTGKQHFIIVVAEGVGHSQEIAQTLQEKTGIEARATILGHVQRGGSPTLRDRVIASLMGNYAVDLLTQGIGNRVVGMQNNKIVDFDIQEALSMQKPYETHTHEVAREIAI